From the genome of Halorussus caseinilyticus, one region includes:
- a CDS encoding Na(+)/H(+) antiporter subunit D: MTLPWSIPPALFLLAAAVVCSLAERRVGHAAGVLAGLLALAWSLAAPTGGHLPARLFGFEAMPVAVDPLSRTMGVALGFVAAADAAYAYATDADATMTAYALAYAGVCLGAVFAGDWLTLVVCWELMAIGATLLVWHRGGPALRAGFRYAIYHEIGGAFLIAGVLLHYLRVGSFVFGAGGVGGFSPGLPALLAVVGIGLNVGFLGLHPWLVDSYPRPHVAASVVLCGFTTKVGVYALARAFPGGHDAIAAMGGAMVLVGVTLAILQTEVRRLLTYHIVSQVGYMVAGVGVGSALGRAGGMAHLLNNVLYKSLLFMVGGWLILRTDSEKLKRIGGLARETPVLFATYAVAAFAIAGVPGFNGFVSKGMVIDSADAADLDLLWWALVVGGVGTVVSFAKFGYYAFLGERRGESDSTVARLSPVEAAPLVAVALACVLLGLFPDLLFALVPPGTDAAKVFVVSQFTKAGAVLVAGLAAFALLKRPLSRLGAVPDLDSVYHPAGRAALDAAVEATTRIARALDSLASAGDAAVERWRTAGFPEGRLDPIGVSVLLVVLVLAAALFVVFAA, translated from the coding sequence GTGACCCTCCCGTGGTCGATTCCCCCGGCGCTCTTCCTGTTGGCCGCCGCGGTCGTCTGTTCCCTCGCCGAGCGCAGAGTCGGCCACGCCGCGGGCGTCCTCGCGGGCCTGCTCGCGCTCGCGTGGTCGCTCGCGGCCCCGACGGGCGGCCACCTCCCGGCCCGACTCTTCGGCTTCGAGGCGATGCCGGTCGCAGTCGACCCCCTCTCGCGCACGATGGGAGTCGCGCTCGGGTTCGTCGCGGCCGCGGACGCGGCCTACGCCTACGCCACCGACGCCGACGCCACGATGACGGCTTACGCGCTGGCCTACGCTGGCGTCTGCCTCGGCGCGGTGTTCGCGGGCGATTGGCTCACGCTCGTCGTCTGCTGGGAACTGATGGCAATCGGGGCCACCCTGCTGGTCTGGCACCGCGGCGGCCCGGCGCTCCGCGCGGGGTTCCGATACGCGATTTACCACGAAATCGGCGGCGCGTTCCTCATCGCGGGCGTCCTGCTTCACTACCTCCGAGTCGGGAGTTTCGTCTTCGGCGCGGGCGGTGTGGGGGGATTCTCGCCCGGTCTCCCGGCCCTGCTCGCGGTGGTCGGCATCGGCCTGAACGTCGGCTTTCTCGGTCTCCACCCGTGGCTGGTGGACTCGTACCCTCGCCCGCACGTCGCCGCGAGCGTCGTCCTCTGCGGGTTCACCACGAAGGTCGGCGTCTACGCCCTCGCCAGAGCCTTCCCCGGCGGCCACGACGCAATCGCGGCGATGGGTGGCGCGATGGTGCTGGTCGGGGTCACGCTCGCCATCCTCCAGACCGAAGTCCGTCGCCTCCTGACCTACCACATCGTCTCGCAGGTCGGCTACATGGTCGCGGGGGTCGGCGTCGGGTCGGCGCTCGGTCGGGCGGGCGGGATGGCCCACCTGCTCAACAACGTCCTCTACAAGTCCCTGCTGTTCATGGTCGGCGGGTGGCTGATACTCAGGACCGACTCGGAGAAGCTCAAGCGGATAGGCGGACTGGCCCGCGAGACGCCGGTCCTGTTCGCCACCTACGCGGTCGCCGCGTTCGCCATCGCGGGCGTGCCGGGGTTCAACGGCTTCGTGAGCAAGGGGATGGTCATCGACAGCGCGGACGCCGCGGACCTCGACCTGCTCTGGTGGGCGCTGGTCGTCGGCGGGGTCGGCACCGTCGTCTCGTTCGCCAAGTTCGGCTACTACGCCTTCCTCGGGGAGCGCCGCGGCGAGTCGGACAGCACGGTCGCCCGCCTCTCGCCGGTGGAGGCCGCGCCGCTGGTCGCGGTGGCGCTGGCCTGCGTTCTCCTCGGTCTCTTCCCAGACCTGCTGTTCGCGCTCGTCCCGCCGGGCACCGACGCCGCGAAGGTGTTCGTCGTCTCCCAGTTCACGAAGGCCGGTGCGGTTCTCGTCGCGGGTCTGGCGGCGTTCGCCCTGCTGAAGCGCCCCCTCTCGCGTCTCGGTGCCGTTCCGGACCTCGATTCGGTCTACCACCCGGCGGGCCGCGCGGCCCTCGACGCCGCAGTCGAGGCGACGACCCGGATCGCCCGCGCTCTCGACTCGCTGGCGAGCGCCGGGGACGCGGCGGTCGAACGCTGGCGGACCGCGGGGTTCCCCGAGGGCCGCCTCGACCCCATCGGCGTCAGCGTCCTGCTGGTCGTTCTCGTCCTCGCGGCCGCGCTGTTCGTGGTGTTCGCGGCGTGA
- a CDS encoding winged helix-turn-helix transcriptional regulator, giving the protein MTDADERLPIWCAGKEWCPITATATLIGKKWHPVVIHRLLDGGPMGFNELKDEVDGISSKVLSDSLEDLEEKRLVNREIVSEKPVRVSYSLTERGESLETLIFEMRDWGQEHLTPANDKEGAIS; this is encoded by the coding sequence ATGACCGACGCGGACGAGCGACTACCAATCTGGTGCGCCGGGAAGGAATGGTGTCCGATTACCGCGACTGCGACGCTCATCGGTAAGAAGTGGCATCCGGTGGTCATCCACCGACTGCTCGACGGCGGGCCGATGGGGTTCAACGAACTCAAAGACGAGGTAGACGGCATCTCCAGTAAGGTCCTCTCGGACAGTCTGGAGGACCTCGAAGAGAAGCGACTGGTGAACCGGGAAATCGTGAGCGAGAAGCCGGTTCGGGTGAGTTACTCGCTGACCGAACGGGGCGAGTCGCTCGAAACGCTCATCTTCGAGATGCGCGATTGGGGTCAGGAACACCTCACGCCCGCAAACGACAAGGAAGGCGCTATCTCGTAG